In a genomic window of Deinococcus metalli:
- a CDS encoding ABC transporter ATP-binding protein, whose protein sequence is MDAPAIETHDLRKEYRGRAVVDGLTLVVQPGEVFGFLGPNGAGKSTTVKMLLGLVLPTAGTVRVLGGSPANPAVRARLGFLPEQFRFQTWMTGQEFLRFHGRLAGLNAGELRTRIPEVLEVVGLGGRGHEVLGGYSKGMLQRAGLAGAILARPQLVFLDEPTSALDPIGRVEVREIIERLRSQGVAVFLNSHLLSEVEQVCDRVAFVKAGRVLRQGTMRELMGGVLPLDVRVDTLPPGLLDTLSRLGELRHTDTNTPGRASVELWLQREDAIPAIARAVLDSGAQLYALTPRRPDLETMFLDLIEDTPEASRRPQLQNGQAARA, encoded by the coding sequence ATGGACGCACCCGCCATCGAGACGCACGACCTGCGCAAGGAGTACCGGGGCCGCGCGGTCGTGGACGGCCTGACCCTGGTGGTGCAGCCCGGCGAGGTCTTCGGCTTCCTGGGGCCCAACGGCGCGGGCAAGAGCACCACGGTAAAGATGCTGCTGGGCCTGGTGCTGCCCACCGCCGGCACGGTGCGCGTGCTGGGCGGCTCGCCGGCGAACCCGGCGGTGCGCGCCCGGCTGGGCTTCCTGCCGGAGCAGTTCCGCTTCCAGACGTGGATGACCGGGCAGGAGTTCCTGCGCTTCCACGGCCGACTGGCAGGCCTGAACGCCGGGGAACTCCGCACCCGCATCCCCGAGGTGCTGGAGGTCGTCGGGCTGGGTGGGCGCGGGCACGAGGTGCTGGGCGGGTACTCCAAGGGCATGTTGCAGCGTGCCGGGCTGGCCGGAGCGATCCTGGCCCGGCCGCAGCTCGTCTTTCTGGACGAACCGACCAGCGCGCTCGATCCCATCGGGCGGGTGGAGGTGCGCGAGATCATCGAGCGGCTGCGTTCTCAGGGCGTGGCGGTGTTCCTGAACTCGCACCTGCTCAGTGAGGTCGAGCAGGTGTGCGACCGGGTGGCCTTCGTGAAGGCGGGGCGGGTGCTGCGCCAGGGCACCATGCGCGAGCTGATGGGCGGCGTGCTGCCGCTGGACGTGCGGGTGGACACCCTGCCGCCGGGCCTGCTGGACACCCTGTCGCGCCTGGGAGAACTGCGGCACACCGACACGAACACGCCCGGCCGCGCCAGCGTGGAACTGTGGCTCCAGCGCGAGGACGCCATCCCGGCCATCGCGCGGGCCGTGCTGGACAGCGGCGCGCAGCTCTACGCCCTGACGCCGCGCCGCCCCGATCTGGAGACGATGTTCCTCGACCTGATCGAGGACACGCCGGAAGCGAGCCGCCGGCCCCAGCTGCAGAATGGGCAGGCCGCACGTGCGTAA
- a CDS encoding ABC transporter permease, which translates to MRNALLIAELSLREAFRKRLVSVLVVLSVLFIGFFLYGVVRLEQALDQRALDAGLEGRSTTGAGNIPVISSALFGMYLVYFLGSLMAVLSTVGAVSADIENGVMQSVIARPISRAQVVLGRFLGFGAVNVAYVALLGAALLGGVYAITGYLPPAPAAALALILLAVLMLTALTVLGSTLFTTLANGIGVFVLYGVGFTGGILGAIGRIADTPTLVTLGKVANAVMPSNALWLGASYHLQPAFMLQVSDMARGANPFTSSTPIAAGLVVWACALTVLAVGGAMWRFSRRDL; encoded by the coding sequence GTGCGTAACGCCCTGCTGATCGCGGAACTGTCGCTGCGGGAAGCCTTCCGCAAGCGCCTGGTGAGCGTGCTGGTGGTGCTCAGCGTGCTGTTCATCGGGTTTTTCCTGTACGGCGTGGTGCGGCTGGAGCAGGCGCTCGACCAGCGTGCCCTCGACGCGGGCCTGGAGGGGCGCAGCACGACCGGCGCGGGCAACATCCCCGTGATCTCCTCGGCGCTGTTCGGGATGTATCTGGTCTACTTCCTGGGCTCGCTGATGGCGGTGCTGTCCACCGTCGGGGCGGTCAGCGCGGATATCGAGAACGGCGTGATGCAGAGCGTGATCGCGAGGCCCATCAGCCGCGCCCAGGTCGTGCTGGGCCGCTTCCTGGGCTTCGGGGCCGTAAACGTGGCGTACGTGGCGCTGCTGGGCGCGGCGCTGCTGGGCGGCGTGTACGCCATCACCGGGTACCTGCCGCCCGCCCCGGCCGCCGCGCTGGCGCTGATCCTGCTGGCGGTGCTGATGCTCACCGCCCTGACCGTGCTGGGCAGCACCCTGTTCACCACGCTCGCCAACGGCATCGGCGTGTTCGTGCTGTACGGCGTGGGCTTCACCGGCGGGATTCTGGGTGCCATCGGCCGCATCGCGGACACGCCCACCCTGGTCACGCTGGGCAAGGTCGCCAACGCCGTGATGCCCAGCAACGCCCTGTGGCTGGGGGCCAGCTACCACCTGCAACCCGCGTTCATGCTCCAGGTGAGCGACATGGCGCGCGGCGCCAATCCCTTCACGTCCTCCACGCCGATTGCCGCCGGACTGGTCGTGTGGGCGTGCGCGCTGACCGTCCTCGCCGTGGGCGGCGCGATGTGGCGGTTCAGCCGGCGCGACTTGTAG
- a CDS encoding DUF4260 domain-containing protein: MTNAAARPSRHVPARLSLQHPLGLLRVEGLALCILSAAAFLHEGGHWGYLFLGFLADLTFVGYVAGPRVGAALYNAVHSTVLPIALTAAGLLLNQPLATLSGLVMLAHIGFDRAAGYGLKFPDAFGHTHLDA; the protein is encoded by the coding sequence ATGACGAACGCCGCTGCCCGCCCCTCCCGCCATGTCCCTGCCCGGCTGTCCCTGCAGCATCCGCTGGGCCTGCTCCGCGTGGAGGGCCTGGCCCTGTGCATCCTGAGTGCCGCAGCGTTCCTGCATGAGGGCGGCCACTGGGGTTACCTGTTCCTGGGGTTCCTGGCCGACCTGACGTTTGTCGGCTACGTGGCCGGTCCACGGGTCGGGGCCGCGCTGTACAACGCTGTCCACAGCACCGTCCTGCCCATCGCGCTGACCGCGGCCGGCCTGCTCCTGAACCAACCCCTGGCCACCCTGAGCGGCCTGGTCATGCTGGCGCACATCGGATTCGACCGCGCGGCGGGCTACGGTCTGAAATTTCCCGACGCCTTCGGGCACACGCACTTGGACGCCTGA
- a CDS encoding vWA domain-containing protein → MTAPAAEVSADLAARVSAFVARLRGVHGFLLGPGEAADALRALGAVDVLRKPEVRDALRCVLTASPEQRRIFDQEFNAFFRRDGGPPPPTLPPLLPQTDAPGAEPPEQDQTAGTDEGGDEQKPAPPPPDAGDGDEGDDAASMQAQPLGESGEGPDDPDEPAQTIRTKLSPNASGGGAFDAAEGDLPELLRAASALVRAVELGRSRRVKPMPRGRKLDARRTLRAAARTAGDPTELRWLGRPRRAPRFLLVLDGSRSMGKDATLLLRFAHALHLRSRRVEVYAFSTGLTRLTPLLRGAPPGGALHLPDLGEAWGGGTRIGENLLRLARHERERVNRDTLVFILSDGLDTGPVEDLERAMRELHHRSAGVVWLSPLAGMPGYQPVQRAVKAALPYLDALLPAGGMDDLHALAGRLKRGGALN, encoded by the coding sequence ATGACCGCGCCAGCCGCCGAGGTCAGCGCCGACCTCGCCGCGCGCGTCAGCGCCTTCGTGGCGCGGCTGCGCGGGGTGCACGGCTTCCTGCTGGGCCCCGGCGAGGCCGCCGACGCCCTGCGCGCCCTGGGCGCCGTGGACGTGCTGCGCAAACCCGAGGTCCGCGACGCCCTGCGCTGCGTGCTGACTGCCAGCCCCGAGCAGCGCCGCATCTTCGACCAGGAGTTCAACGCCTTCTTCCGGCGTGACGGCGGCCCGCCCCCCCCGACGCTGCCGCCCCTGCTGCCGCAGACGGACGCGCCGGGCGCGGAGCCGCCCGAGCAGGACCAAACGGCGGGAACGGACGAGGGCGGCGACGAGCAGAAGCCTGCTCCCCCGCCCCCCGACGCTGGAGACGGCGACGAGGGTGACGACGCGGCCAGCATGCAGGCCCAGCCTCTCGGGGAATCCGGGGAGGGGCCGGACGACCCCGACGAGCCCGCGCAGACGATCCGCACGAAGCTCAGTCCGAACGCCTCGGGCGGGGGGGCCTTCGACGCCGCGGAAGGCGATCTGCCAGAGTTGCTGCGCGCCGCGTCCGCGCTGGTGCGCGCCGTGGAACTCGGCCGCTCGCGGCGCGTGAAGCCGATGCCGCGTGGCCGCAAACTCGACGCCCGCCGCACCCTGCGCGCCGCTGCCCGCACCGCCGGCGACCCCACCGAACTGCGCTGGCTGGGACGCCCCCGCCGCGCCCCGCGCTTTCTGCTGGTGCTGGACGGCAGCCGCAGCATGGGCAAGGACGCCACGCTGCTGCTGCGCTTCGCGCACGCCCTGCACCTGCGCTCGCGCCGGGTGGAGGTCTACGCCTTCTCGACCGGCCTGACCCGTCTGACGCCGCTGCTGCGCGGCGCTCCCCCCGGCGGCGCGCTGCACCTGCCGGACCTGGGTGAGGCGTGGGGCGGCGGCACCCGCATCGGCGAGAACCTGCTGAGGCTGGCGCGCCACGAGCGGGAACGCGTGAATCGCGACACGCTGGTGTTCATCCTCAGCGACGGCCTGGACACCGGCCCGGTCGAGGATCTGGAACGCGCCATGCGCGAACTGCACCACCGTTCGGCCGGCGTGGTGTGGCTCTCGCCCCTGGCGGGCATGCCGGGCTACCAGCCGGTGCAGCGCGCGGTCAAGGCCGCCCTGCCGTACCTGGACGCCCTGCTCCCGGCGGGCGGCATGGACGATCTGCACGCGCTGGCCGGACGATTGAAGCGGGGCGGGGCGCTGAACTAG
- a CDS encoding AAA family ATPase gives MTAPVPTPADIQTLFRARGYVAGEALATALRLVVALDKPLLLEGPAGVGKTEAAKTLALALDTRLIRLQCYEGLDAQAALYEWNYARQLLHLRAAELSGARVGDDELYGETFLLARPLLQAIREERAPVLLIDEVDRADDAFEAFLLELLAEWQVTVPELGTLHARSRPHVILTSNRSRELSDALRRRCLYHWVEYPTARQELEIVHARLPGVNARLARQVTDAIHTLRALPLGKPPGVAETLDWAAALASLHRDHLDAASIEATLGAVLKLREDQLLAAPTLRQLAAKAAEPAAPVADGP, from the coding sequence GTGACCGCCCCGGTGCCGACCCCCGCCGACATCCAGACCCTGTTCCGCGCGCGCGGATACGTGGCCGGCGAGGCGCTTGCCACCGCGCTGCGGCTGGTCGTGGCGCTGGACAAGCCGCTGCTGCTCGAGGGTCCCGCCGGCGTGGGCAAGACCGAGGCCGCCAAGACCCTCGCGCTGGCGCTGGACACGCGGCTGATCCGGCTCCAGTGCTATGAGGGTCTGGACGCCCAGGCCGCGCTGTACGAGTGGAACTACGCGCGGCAACTGCTGCACCTGCGCGCCGCCGAACTGAGCGGCGCCCGCGTCGGCGACGACGAGCTGTACGGCGAGACGTTCCTGCTGGCCCGCCCGCTGCTCCAGGCGATCCGCGAGGAGCGCGCTCCGGTGCTGCTGATCGACGAGGTCGACCGCGCCGACGACGCCTTCGAGGCCTTCTTGCTGGAACTGCTGGCCGAGTGGCAGGTGACCGTGCCGGAACTCGGCACCCTGCACGCGCGCAGCCGCCCGCACGTGATCCTGACCAGCAACCGCTCGCGCGAGTTGAGCGACGCCCTGCGCCGCCGCTGCCTGTACCACTGGGTCGAGTACCCCACCGCCCGCCAGGAACTGGAGATCGTGCACGCGCGGCTGCCCGGCGTGAACGCGCGGCTGGCCCGGCAGGTCACGGACGCCATCCACACGCTGCGCGCCCTGCCGCTGGGCAAACCGCCCGGCGTGGCCGAGACGCTCGACTGGGCCGCCGCCCTGGCCAGCCTGCACCGCGACCACCTGGACGCCGCGTCCATTGAGGCCACGCTGGGCGCGGTGCTGAAGCTGCGCGAGGACCAGCTGCTCGCCGCGCCCACCCTGCGGCAGCTGGCCGCCAAGGCCGCCGAGCCGGCCGCCCCGGTGGCCGACGGCCCATGA
- a CDS encoding SRPBCC family protein produces MKLNYSGQEKVQAPPAVVWAFVQDPERVARCLPDVQEVTVHDQTHMDATVQVGVGMVRGKFKFKIEVLPDEAAGRVNVNVQGGGLGSVVDLTAGANVVDNGDGTTMLDWTGEANMRGPVATVGGRLLDAQAQKLISKTFENMSANIGASSGTLA; encoded by the coding sequence ATGAAACTGAACTATTCCGGCCAGGAGAAGGTGCAGGCCCCGCCCGCCGTCGTGTGGGCCTTCGTGCAGGACCCGGAGCGCGTGGCCCGCTGCCTGCCCGACGTGCAGGAGGTGACGGTGCACGACCAGACACACATGGACGCGACCGTGCAGGTGGGCGTGGGCATGGTGCGCGGCAAGTTCAAGTTCAAGATCGAGGTGCTGCCGGACGAGGCGGCCGGGCGCGTGAACGTGAACGTGCAGGGCGGCGGACTCGGCAGCGTGGTGGACCTGACGGCCGGCGCGAATGTGGTGGACAACGGCGACGGCACGACCATGCTCGACTGGACCGGCGAGGCGAACATGCGCGGCCCGGTGGCGACAGTGGGCGGGCGGCTGCTGGACGCGCAGGCACAGAAACTGATCTCGAAGACCTTCGAGAACATGAGCGCGAATATCGGCGCGTCGTCCGGCACGCTGGCCTGA
- a CDS encoding nucleotidyltransferase family protein has translation MTTAAFPVAGVLLAAGLSTRMGRPKQLAPLRGRPLCTYAADALAGAGHTHLLAVIPPGDVGDGIRAALAGLDFAFAVNPEPARGLASSFRTAVRALPPGLAGANFALGDMPLVTADVHRALLAAFHDSGAPVVLAEYGDGPDAVRAPPHVFRTDLLRAVQDLPDADHGPRAVIGAHRAQAVTLRFPAALLLDVDTPAALDGAAGEMRDLRPES, from the coding sequence GTGACCACTGCCGCCTTTCCGGTCGCGGGCGTGCTGCTCGCCGCCGGGCTCAGTACGCGCATGGGGCGGCCCAAGCAGCTCGCCCCGCTGCGCGGCCGCCCCCTGTGTACCTACGCCGCGGATGCCCTGGCCGGCGCCGGGCACACCCACCTGCTGGCCGTGATCCCGCCGGGCGACGTGGGCGACGGCATCCGCGCGGCGCTGGCCGGGCTGGACTTCGCGTTCGCCGTGAATCCCGAGCCCGCGCGCGGGCTGGCATCGTCGTTCCGGACGGCGGTGCGTGCCCTGCCGCCGGGGCTGGCGGGCGCGAACTTCGCGCTGGGGGATATGCCGCTGGTGACCGCGGACGTGCACCGCGCGCTGCTCGCAGCCTTCCACGACAGCGGCGCGCCCGTGGTGCTGGCCGAGTACGGCGACGGCCCGGACGCCGTGCGCGCCCCGCCGCACGTGTTCCGCACGGACCTGCTGCGCGCCGTGCAGGACCTGCCGGACGCCGACCACGGGCCGCGCGCCGTGATCGGGGCGCACCGCGCGCAGGCCGTGACCCTCCGCTTTCCGGCCGCGCTGCTGCTCGACGTGGACACGCCGGCTGCGCTGGACGGCGCGGCGGGGGAGATGCGCGATCTGCGCCCTGAGTCCTGA
- a CDS encoding homocysteine S-methyltransferase family protein codes for MTGQTSQFTRFMLTDGGLETDLLYNRGIDLPCFASVVLLRTPAGRAALEAYYRPYLDLARELGAGFILESATWRASPDWAAPLGLDLAELDRLNVAAIDVIRRLRAEYADDVPEIVLSGCIGPRGDGYVPGELMDVAEATAYHAHQARVLASAGVDMISALTMTNVNEAIGIARAAQAVGVPVVISFTVETDGRLPTGDTLMDAVLAVDAATEASVSYFMINCAHPDHFAALLGQQAPWTQRILGIRANASRCSHEELNAMTELDDGDPTELGQLYRALLETQPQITVLGGCCGTDLRHVTAVARACLSPA; via the coding sequence ATGACAGGACAGACGTCTCAGTTCACGCGCTTCATGCTGACCGACGGCGGGCTGGAGACCGATCTGCTCTACAACCGGGGCATCGACCTGCCGTGTTTCGCGTCGGTCGTGCTGCTGCGCACTCCGGCGGGTCGGGCGGCCCTCGAGGCGTATTACCGCCCCTATCTGGACCTGGCGCGGGAACTCGGCGCGGGTTTCATCCTGGAGAGCGCCACGTGGCGCGCCAGCCCCGACTGGGCAGCGCCGCTCGGACTCGATCTGGCGGAACTTGACCGGCTGAATGTCGCGGCCATCGACGTGATACGCCGCCTGCGCGCCGAGTATGCGGACGACGTGCCCGAAATCGTGCTCAGCGGCTGTATCGGGCCTCGCGGCGACGGCTACGTTCCGGGCGAACTCATGGACGTCGCGGAGGCGACCGCGTACCACGCCCACCAGGCGCGGGTGCTCGCCTCGGCGGGCGTCGACATGATCTCGGCCCTGACCATGACGAACGTGAACGAGGCGATCGGCATCGCACGGGCCGCGCAGGCGGTCGGGGTGCCGGTGGTGATCTCCTTCACCGTGGAGACGGACGGACGGCTGCCGACGGGGGACACGCTGATGGACGCCGTGCTGGCGGTGGACGCCGCGACCGAAGCCTCCGTGTCGTACTTCATGATCAACTGCGCCCACCCCGACCACTTCGCCGCGCTGCTGGGCCAGCAGGCCCCGTGGACCCAGCGCATCCTCGGGATCCGCGCCAACGCCTCGCGCTGCAGCCACGAGGAACTGAACGCCATGACCGAACTCGACGACGGCGACCCCACCGAACTCGGACAGCTCTACCGCGCGCTCCTTGAAACCCAGCCGCAGATCACGGTGCTCGGCGGCTGCTGCGGCACCGATCTGCGCCACGTGACCGCCGTCGCGCGGGCCTGTCTGTCACCGGCGTGA
- the carA gene encoding glutamine-hydrolyzing carbamoyl-phosphate synthase small subunit: protein MIRKERAILALEDGTVYRGYAFGQRGETVGEVVFNTSMTGYQEIMTDPSYNGQIVTITYPHVGNYGVAIYDMESNKPYVRGFISREFSGEYSNHRAQQSLEAFMQQYGVVSIQGIDTRALVRRLREGGVVKGVIAHRSYTHPSDAYGEFTPAEEQVYVQRARDHQDIDGHDMTREVTTPLPYAFPTLRHGKRVVLMDFGIKHTIIERLAEVGIEPIVVPAQTTPAQIMALQPHGLFLSNGPGDPAPLEYAHKTAWEMMGLLPTFGICLGHQILGLAAGGSTFKMKFGHRGGNQPVKNLLTGNVEITAQNHGYAVDLDSIPNGSFVATHVNLNDGTLEGMAHSRYPVFSVQYHPEASPGPHDSRYLFDRFIEEIDAFDGGTGSPVQKAVTGRLGI, encoded by the coding sequence ATGATTCGCAAGGAACGCGCGATCCTGGCGCTGGAAGACGGCACGGTGTACCGCGGCTACGCCTTCGGGCAGCGCGGCGAGACGGTCGGGGAGGTCGTGTTCAACACGTCCATGACCGGCTACCAGGAGATCATGACGGACCCCAGCTACAACGGGCAGATCGTGACCATCACGTATCCGCACGTCGGCAACTACGGCGTGGCGATCTACGACATGGAATCCAACAAGCCGTACGTGCGCGGTTTCATCTCGCGCGAGTTCAGCGGCGAATACTCCAACCACCGCGCCCAGCAGTCGCTCGAGGCGTTCATGCAGCAGTACGGTGTGGTGTCCATCCAGGGCATCGATACCCGCGCGCTGGTGCGGCGCCTGCGCGAGGGCGGCGTCGTCAAGGGCGTGATCGCGCACCGCTCGTACACCCACCCGAGCGACGCGTACGGCGAGTTCACGCCCGCCGAGGAGCAGGTGTACGTGCAGCGCGCCCGTGACCACCAGGACATCGACGGGCACGACATGACCCGCGAGGTCACCACCCCGCTGCCCTACGCCTTCCCGACCCTGCGCCACGGCAAGCGCGTGGTCCTGATGGACTTCGGGATCAAGCACACCATCATCGAGCGCCTCGCGGAGGTCGGGATTGAGCCCATCGTGGTGCCGGCCCAGACCACCCCGGCGCAGATCATGGCCCTGCAACCGCACGGCCTGTTCCTGAGTAACGGCCCCGGCGACCCCGCCCCGCTGGAGTACGCGCACAAGACCGCGTGGGAGATGATGGGCCTGCTGCCCACCTTCGGCATCTGCCTGGGCCACCAGATCCTGGGCCTGGCGGCGGGCGGCTCGACCTTCAAGATGAAGTTCGGGCACCGCGGCGGCAACCAGCCGGTCAAGAACCTGCTCACCGGCAACGTGGAGATCACGGCGCAGAACCACGGCTACGCGGTGGACCTCGACTCGATTCCCAACGGCTCTTTTGTCGCCACGCACGTCAACCTGAACGACGGCACCCTGGAGGGCATGGCGCACAGCCGCTACCCGGTGTTCTCCGTGCAGTACCACCCGGAAGCGAGCCCCGGCCCCCACGACAGCCGCTACCTCTTCGACCGCTTCATCGAGGAGATCGACGCCTTCGATGGCGGCACCGGCTCCCCGGTGCAGAAGGCCGTGACCGGCCGCCTGGGCATCTGA